From a single Pempheris klunzingeri isolate RE-2024b chromosome 2, fPemKlu1.hap1, whole genome shotgun sequence genomic region:
- the prdm2b gene encoding PR domain zinc finger protein 2, giving the protein MAITGGTVETLDEIPAHVWTGLPDCLSLGPSAINQSRIGVWATRVIPKGKRFGPFVGEKKKRSQVTSNVYMWEVYFPTRGWMCVDATDPMKGNWLRYVNWARSSEEQNLFPIEINRAIYYKVLRPIGPGEELLVWYTVEDNPEITAALEEERASSLSRKNSPRAKRARRKLLERARQAGLGGFKKTSVAKPTVKEMWDGDDCLKEEEEDEGPSILGPLQELQETHSMGSADHRDVEDMSVVMTDRGNGEEEEEEDEEEDADDFEEPSEVQQQIVLHSPVAESMQNKQLGEESHTDSQGKLESSSLAGQDQEVDPDLDLDPDPDGDVEGDPHGESYPCQHCERHFSTRQGLERHNHIHAITNQQTQLFKCRYCSKSFGSQVGRRRHERRHESGPKKRPGSLAGTASLLSPVVQTDGSSPDCTSPTSHYIAIGSQYTGGSLHNSEMQRKELGPHADRPFILDENGESKELHPCKYCNKAFGTHTNMRRHQRRIHERHLLPKGVRRKGMLLQEASVQQQQQPDESPSTSPPPVYVPSADTEDEVDRDDYAVDISKNISENLSFYIDGKIVSTSSVSTCEVIEVDSRSAALFGLDTVIISPNQISQALKVEGRTTAAKQVSISGQPATKRRTSTPPLVPSLKVETETSSFTASSSSSSSSTSSSSSLLVGGLFQQAADSTAFQREKTVYLSPKLKQLLQTQDIQKSTIALITESHRLASPLSVTALQGASGRFKRRTTSPPSSPQLSPACKTESCKTEAVSSYTLKVPKLESHSASPPGTVLDKEDGDSLSLPGSNMHGQTSSSSGGNSCNQQPLDLSNAVNKRSDGLNKVLGDSALDLSLHRKSNVEPELKGEGKSPAPQSLIKKRKPNTSMLEKVLMNEYVGLPLAGEEGSSSLANLSCFHSRSPNLVSESAHPSPPSLTPVTMNPSSPGASSVTSPTPPPPVLPTIPSPPTMPSSPLSQPSDSSALRPLPVLSPKMSPRSVEHNPASDSEEMLSAEENKDEEENHILEPLDSPKTPLKDSLKFSATSSPPEPTSDDIPTTEEDVPLTTTCNSLLNGNVNQNPDSVPEKPLAAFSSQPESSSSTSSPPTDSHDPSPSQVSQSFPQIKIKVEPQHCVDELSATNHTPQPAAPDKQSDKTSEAEDMDSTYCKTFVCNVCEEPFSSIKELSGHITEHAADWPFKCEFCVQLFGDAPALLTHRTTLHGVGRIFVCSVCSKEFAFLCNLQQHQKDLHPNETCSHTTEESGKLRPQNYTDPSRAKEESNPSTPAPETTDEAGPHNDSDLAKEEPDVNGNHAEDGAEDPNEELYTTIKIMASEGGKPKGPDVRLGINQHYPSYKPPPFPYHSRSHAGSVASATNFTTHNIPQTFSTAIRCTKCGNSFDNMPELHKHILACANASDKKRYTPKKNPIPLKQIVKSPNGVMSPSAAAAGQSAFRRMGQPKRLNFNQDTGKTKMSALSKKKNQLVQKAISQKNKAATIAKKVKVEEEQASNVCPHCSREFTYTASLNKHMAVSCPMKPVGKKGKKGLAELKKEPVSVVDKNMNLRKKASDCEIPQTELEPKRLGKTRARSSGAADPEPSQTSKGKTASTLGRLKRPASFPAPVYISKKRKKGQVQSLPPTPLAPDTPSDTAQRPAMRMQRMGKEAAPKRLAEAKSPPPQQLKKEERFSLRTRERVGGPVTRSLQMANVAPSAEVKTEEPPIEEPKEIQEVLMK; this is encoded by the exons ATGGCCATCACTGGAGGGACAGTGGAGACTCTGGATGAAATCCCAGCTCATGTGTGGACGGGTTTGCCCGACTGTTTGAGTCTTGGACCTTCTGCTATAAATCAAAGCCGCATCG GTGTCTGGGCCACTCGGGTCATTCCTAAAGGCAAGAGGTTTGGCCCTTTTgttggagagaagaagaaaaggtcCCAGGTGACCAGTAATGTTTACATGTGGGAG GTTTATTTCCCAACGCGGGGCTGGATGTGTGTTGATGCCACAGACCCCATGAAGGGGAACTGGCTGCGATATGTGAACTGGGCACGCTCCAGTGAAGAGCAGAATCTTTTCCCCATAGAGATCAACAGAGCCATTTACTACAAAGTTTTAAGG CCTATCGGGCCcggagaggagctgctggtgtggtACACCGTGGAAGACAACCCTGAGATAACAGCTGCACTGGAGGAAGAAAGAGCCAGCAGTCTGAGCAGGAAAAACTCACCCAGGGCGAAGCGAG CTAGAAGGAAGCTGCTGGAGAGAGCCAGACAGGCTGGTTTGGGTGGATTCAAGAAAACGAGTGTAGCCAAGCCTACTGTCAAGGAGATGTGGGATGGGGATGACT gtctgaaggaggaggaggaggatgaggggcCATCAATATTAGGGCCACTCCAGGAACTCCAGGAAACCCATTCCATGGGAAGTGCTGACCATAGAGATGTGGAGGACATGTCAGTAGTGATGACGGACAGGGGAAatggggaggaggaagaagaggaagacgaagaagagGATGCTGATGATTTTGAGGAACCGAGTGAAGTACAGCAGCAAATAGTTCTGCATTCACCTGTGGCTGAGTCCATGCAAAATAAGCAGCTTGGTGAAGAAAGCCATACAGATTCGCAGGGAAAGTTGGAGTCTTCCTCACTTGCAGGACAAGATCAAGAGGTTGATCCAGACCTTGACCTCGACCCTGACCCCGATGGTGACGTAGAGGGTGATCCCCATGGAGAGTCTTATCCCTGCCAGCACTGTGAGCGCCACTTCTCAACCAGACAGGGTCTGGAACGTCACAATCACATTCATGCCATCACTAACCAGCAGACACAACTGTTCAAATGCCGCTATTGCAGTAAGTCCTTTGGCTCACAGGTGGGGCGGCGGCGGCATGAGAGAAGGCATGAGAGTGGGCCCAAGAAAAGGCCTGGTTCTCTGGCTGGGACTGCCAGTCTACTCAGTCCTGTGGTGCAGACTGATGGTTCAAGTCCTGACTGCACCAGCCCCACTAGTCACTATATAGCCATAGGCTCCCAGTATACTGGAGGATCTCTGCACAACTCTGAGATGCAGAGAAAGGAGTTAGGGCCTCATGCAGACCGTCCTTTTATATTGGATGAAAACGGGGAGTCTAAGGAACTCCATCCCTGCAAGTACTGTAATAAAGCATTTGGCACGCACACCAACATGCGCAGACATCAACGCAGAATACATGAACGGCACCTATTGCCAAAGGGAGTTCGCAGGAAAGGCATGCTGCTACAAGAGGCATcagtgcagcaacagcagcagccggATGAGTCCCCCAGCACCAGTCCTCCACCAGTCTACGTGCCAAGTGCGGACACAGAAGATGAGGTAGACAGGGACGATTATGCAGTTGACATATCCAAAAATATCTCTGAGAATTTGAGCTTCTACATTGACGGCAAGATTGTGTCGACGAGCTCAGTGAGCACCTGTGAGGTTATAGAGGTGGACTCCAGATCTGCAGCTCTGTTTGGTCTGGACACAGTCATCATCAGCCCAAATCAGATCAGCCAGGCACTGAAGGTGGAGGGTAGAACCACTGCTGCAAAGCAAGTCTCCATCAGTGGCCAGCCAGCAACAAAAAGAAGAACATCTACCCCCCCCCTGGTTCCTAGCCTTAAAGTGGAGACTGAAACCTCATCTTTCACAGCCTCTTCAtcgtcttcatcatcctctACATCGTCTTCATCGAGCTTGTTAGTGGGAGGCCTGTTCCAGCAAGCTGCCGATTCAACGGCGTTTCAACGAGAGAAAACTGTTTATCTGTCACCTAAACTCAAACAGCTCCTCCAGACGCAAGACATTCAGAAATCTACCATTGCCCTGATAACAGAGAGCCACAGACTGGCTTCCCCACTGTCGGTCACGGCGCTGCAAGGAGCTTCGGGGAGGTTTAAGAGGAGAACAACCTCTCCCCCGTCATCGCCACAGCTCAGTCCTGCATGTAAAACGGAGAGCTGTAAAACTGAGGCGGTGAGCTCGTACACCCTTAAGGTGCCAAAGCTTGAAAGCCACAGCGCGTCACCTCCTGGGACCGTACTGGACAAGGAGGATGGAGATAGTCTGAGCCTTCCTGGAAGTAACATGCACGGCCAAACTTCATCCAGTAGTGGTGGAAACTCCTGTAATCAGCAGCCCTTGGATCTGTCAAACGCTGTCAACAAGAGGAGTGACGGCTTAAACAAGGTGCTCGGGGATTCAGCTCTTGATTTAAGCTTGCATCGGAAGAGCAATGTTGAGCCTGAATtaaaaggagaaggaaaaagtCCAGCACCACAGTCACTGATAAAGAAGAGAAAGCCCAACACCAGCATGCTTGAAAAGGTGTTAATGAATGAGTATGTAGGTCTACCTTTGGCAGGAGAGGAGGGCTCCTCGTCCTTAGCGAACCTAAGCTGTTTTCATTCTCGCTCTCCAAACCTTGTGTCAGAGTCTGCCCACCCCTCTCCGCCCTCTTTGACCCCTGTGACCATGAACCCCTCCTCCCCCGGTGCCTCCAGTGTGACATCCCCAACACCACCTCCCCCTGTACTACCTACCATACCCTCACCACCGACTATGCCTAGCTCTCCGCTTTCTCAGCCTTCAGACTCCTCTGCACTAAGACCTCTTCCTGTCCTCTCGCCAAAAATGTCTCCAAGATCAGTTGAGCACAACCCTGCCTCAGACTCGGAGGAGATGTTGTCagctgaagaaaacaaagacgaGGAAGAGAATCATATCCTTGAGCCACTGGACTCTCCGAAGACTCCACTTAAAGATTCCCTTAAATTTTCAGCGACATCAAGCCCTCCAGAGCCAACGTCGGATGATATTCCCACTACAGAAGAAGATGTACCTCTGACTACAACTTGCAACAGTCTGCTAAATGGTAACGTGAACCAAAACCCTGACTCGGTACCAGAGAAACCTCTTGCTGCCTTCTCATCGCAGCCAGAATCCTCATCTTCCACATCATCTCCTCCTACTGACTCACATGACCCATCCCCGTCACAGGTTTCACAATCCTTCCCTCAAATTAAGATAAAAGTAGAGCCTCAGCACTGCGTGGATGAGCTGTCTGCTACGAATCACACACCTCAACCTGCTGCCCCCGATAAACAGTCTGATAAAACCAGTGAGGCAGAAGACATGGACTCGACGTACTGCAAGACTTTTGTGTGTAACGTCTGTGAGGAGCCGTTCAGCTCCATCAAAGAGCTCAGTGGACATATTACGGAGCATGCTGCTGATTGGCCCTTCAAGTGTGAATTCTGTGTGCAGTTGTTTGGTGATGCTCCAGCCCTGCTGACCCACCGGACTACACTACATGGAGTTGGTAGGATCTTTGTGTGCTCTGTTTGCTCTAAGGAGTTTGCATTTCTCTGTAACCTCCAACAGCACCAAAAGGATCTTCATCCAAACGAGACGTGTTCGCATACCACTGAAGAGAGTGGCAAGCTCAGGCCACAAAACTACACGGACCCATCCAGAGCCAAAGAGGAAAGCAATCCCTCAACACCAGCACCAGAGACGACTGATGAAGCTGGTCCACACAATGACTCTGATTTAGCAAAAGAGGAGCCCGATGTTAATGGTAATCATGCAGAGGACGGGGCGGAGGACCCCAATGAGGAGCTGTACACTACAATAAAGATCATGGCCTCAGAAGGAGGAAAGCCTAAAGGCCCAGATGTCCGCCTTGGCATTAATCAACACTACCCCAGTTACAAACCACCCCCTTTTCCTTATCATAGCCGTTCCCATGCTGGCTCTGTGGCCTCGGCTACTAACTTCACCACCCACAACATACCACAAACTTTCAGCACTGCCATACGCTGCACCAAGTGTGGCAACAGCTTTGACAACATGCCTGAACTGCACAAGCACATTTTGGCCTGTGCCAACGCTAGTGATAAGAAGCGTTACACTCCCAAGAAAAACCCCATCCCCCTCAAGCAAATAGTGAAGAGTCCCAATGGTGTCATGTCACCCTCAGCAGCCGCTGCAGGTCAGAGTGCTTTCCGTAGAATGGGTCAGCCAAAGAGACTTAACTTTAATCAAGATACTGGTAAAACAAAGATGAGTGCTCTCAGTAAGAAGAAAAACCAGCTGGTCCAAAAGGcaatttcacagaaaaataaagctgCCACTATTGCAAAGAAGGTTAAAGTTGAAGAAGAGCAGGCCTCTAACGTCTGCCCCCACTGCAGTCGGGAGTTTACTTATACTGCGAGTCTCAATAAACACATGGCAGTCAGCTGTCCCATGAAGCCTGTTGGTAAAAAGGGCAAAAAAGGTCTGGCAGAGTTGAAAAAGGAGCCAGTGTCTGTGgtagataaaaacatgaatcttAGGAAGAAGGCTTCAGACTGTGAAATACCACAGACTGAGCTGGAACCTAAGAGGCTGGGAAAGACCAGAGCTCGTAGCTCTGGTGCAGCAGACCCTGAACCTTCCCAGACGAGCAAAGGAAAAACTGCTTCCACGCTAGGCAGACTAAAGAGGCCTGCCTCGTTTCCAGCACCAGTTTATATtagcaagaaaagaaagaagggcCAAGTTCAGTCTCTACCTCCCACCCCGTTGGCCCCTGACACTCCCAGTGACACTGCACAACGACCAGCCATGAGAATGCAACGTATGGGCAAAGAGGCAGCACCCAAGAGATTAGCAGAAGCcaaatcaccaccaccacaacaacTGAAGAAAGAGGAGCGGTTCTCCCTTCGAACAAGGGAGAGAGTAGGTGGTCCAGTCACCAGGAGCTTACAAATGGCCAACGttgctccatctgctgaggTGAAAACTGAGGAGCCACCAATTGAAGAGCCAAAAGAGATTCAG gaggTGCTGATGAAGTGA